A window of Costertonia aggregata contains these coding sequences:
- a CDS encoding acyl-CoA thioesterase: protein MRFHTRKWVKPEDLNSNGTLFGGKLLAWIDEEAALYAIIQLENNKVVTKYMSEINFMSAAVQGDIVEIGIEVVKFGKTSLNLNCEVRNKMTHETIVTVDNIIMVNLDDDGKPKSHGKTKIEYVKDRLAAG, encoded by the coding sequence ATGAGATTTCATACACGTAAATGGGTAAAACCAGAGGATTTAAACTCTAACGGTACATTGTTCGGTGGTAAGCTACTGGCTTGGATTGATGAGGAGGCCGCACTTTACGCCATAATTCAGTTAGAGAACAATAAGGTCGTTACCAAATACATGTCGGAAATCAATTTTATGAGTGCCGCAGTGCAGGGCGATATTGTTGAAATTGGTATCGAAGTGGTAAAATTTGGAAAAACCTCATTGAACCTTAATTGTGAAGTACGCAATAAAATGACCCATGAGACCATTGTAACCGTGGACAACATTATCATGGTCAATCTAGACGACGACGGTAAACCCAAATCCCATGGAAAAACCAAGATAGAATATGTAAAGGATAGATTGGCAGCGGGATAG
- a CDS encoding DUF72 domain-containing protein: MKFGKVEQPELIDFTIPNDHPDTEVALSKYKGKGETNIYVGCAKWNRQDLKSFYPRGTKDELAYYSSQFNCIELNATFYRIFPAEQYKKWYDKTPSDFKFFPKIVQNVSHLRRLNDEAYPVLDEYLNVTANLKDKLGTIFLQMHNNFGPKNWDRVVRFVEYWPKEFRLSMEFRHTDWFNDAKVAQELYHLLEENNISNTLVDTAGRRDIMHMRLTNDEAFIRYVGANHPTDYTRLDDWVQKLADWKEKGLKNIHFFVHQNMELESPLLSVRFIEKLNKKLGSNLKIPKTLYDSGPTLF, encoded by the coding sequence ATGAAATTCGGAAAAGTAGAACAACCGGAACTGATAGATTTTACCATACCTAATGACCATCCGGATACCGAGGTGGCACTTTCCAAGTACAAGGGCAAAGGCGAGACCAATATTTACGTGGGCTGTGCAAAGTGGAACCGCCAAGATTTAAAGAGCTTTTACCCAAGGGGTACCAAAGACGAACTGGCCTATTACAGTTCTCAGTTCAACTGTATTGAGCTCAACGCAACATTTTATCGCATATTTCCTGCGGAACAATATAAAAAATGGTACGACAAGACCCCAAGCGATTTCAAATTTTTTCCTAAGATAGTCCAAAACGTGAGCCATTTGCGGCGTTTAAACGATGAAGCCTATCCTGTTTTAGATGAATACCTGAACGTAACGGCCAACCTAAAGGATAAATTGGGTACTATTTTTTTACAAATGCACAACAACTTTGGTCCCAAGAACTGGGATAGGGTAGTACGTTTTGTGGAATACTGGCCCAAAGAATTCCGATTGTCGATGGAATTTCGCCATACCGATTGGTTCAATGATGCAAAAGTGGCCCAAGAGCTATATCACTTGCTTGAGGAAAACAATATATCAAATACCTTGGTAGATACTGCGGGCCGAAGAGACATTATGCATATGCGACTTACCAATGATGAGGCCTTTATACGTTATGTAGGTGCCAATCATCCGACGGATTATACCCGTTTGGACGATTGGGTCCAAAAATTGGCGGACTGGAAGGAGAAGGGGTTGAAAAATATTCATTTTTTCGTGCACCAAAATATGGAATTGGAGTCTCCATTACTTTCAGTTCGATTTATTGAGAAATTGAACAAAAAATTGGGAAGTAACCTCAAAATCCCAAAAACGCTCTACGATTCGGGCCCAACATTATTTTGA
- a CDS encoding glyoxalase, translated as MNQRTIDILHIRPEIPSAKIVAGMSDDEYFQNGTLRPVLKLQNNLLVAAFRNYIVKHKNTFHNLTLEKRFVYIENAIQKDIKFRNSLKGMLIGQFTVEEYEKYIQNSSALNKRMMQMVVKRLQDQIQLFENPVLV; from the coding sequence ATGAACCAAAGAACCATAGATATTTTGCACATACGGCCCGAGATACCTTCTGCCAAAATCGTAGCGGGTATGAGCGATGACGAGTATTTTCAGAACGGCACATTACGCCCTGTGTTAAAGCTGCAAAACAACTTATTGGTAGCGGCTTTCAGAAATTATATTGTAAAACACAAGAACACGTTTCATAATCTCACTCTGGAAAAACGCTTTGTTTACATTGAAAATGCCATACAAAAGGATATCAAATTCCGAAATTCTTTGAAAGGCATGCTCATTGGGCAATTTACGGTAGAGGAATATGAAAAATACATTCAAAATTCATCGGCTTTGAACAAGCGGATGATGCAAATGGTGGTAAAAAGGCTGCAAGACCAGATTCAGCTTTTTGAAAATCCCGTTTTGGTCTAG
- the cysM gene encoding cysteine synthase CysM codes for MSHSLLDLIGNTPLIGSQVLNPNPNVKILFKLEGHNPGGSVKDRAAFSMIKNGLERGEISKNSKLIEATSGNTGIALAMIAGVYGLDIELVMPENSTIERVQTMRAYGAKVTLTPADVGIEGARDYAEDKVASHGYTMINQFANDDNWKAHYSTTGPEIWKDTQGKVTHFVSSMGTTGTIMGTSTYLKEQNPNIQIVGVQPTDGSKIPGIRKWPAAYLPKIFDPKKVDQVFEVSQEQAAAMAKRLAKEEGIFSGMSSGGATTAALQLASTLESGTIVSIICDRGDRYLSSNLFD; via the coding sequence ATGTCACATAGCCTATTAGACCTTATTGGCAATACGCCCTTGATAGGAAGCCAAGTATTGAATCCCAATCCCAACGTAAAAATACTGTTCAAGCTCGAAGGCCATAATCCCGGGGGTAGTGTTAAGGACCGGGCCGCATTTAGTATGATAAAAAACGGACTTGAACGTGGGGAGATTTCAAAAAACTCTAAACTGATCGAAGCGACCAGTGGTAATACGGGAATCGCCCTTGCTATGATCGCAGGAGTATACGGATTGGACATTGAACTGGTAATGCCCGAAAACTCAACGATTGAGCGTGTGCAGACCATGCGTGCCTATGGGGCCAAAGTCACGTTGACACCTGCTGACGTTGGTATTGAAGGCGCACGAGATTATGCCGAAGACAAGGTAGCGTCCCACGGTTATACCATGATCAACCAATTTGCCAACGATGACAATTGGAAAGCACATTACAGCACCACAGGCCCTGAAATTTGGAAAGATACCCAAGGTAAAGTGACCCATTTTGTTTCATCTATGGGGACTACGGGTACCATTATGGGCACATCAACCTATTTGAAAGAACAAAACCCAAACATACAGATTGTTGGCGTACAACCCACCGATGGCTCTAAGATTCCCGGAATACGCAAATGGCCAGCGGCCTATCTCCCCAAAATATTCGATCCTAAAAAAGTGGATCAAGTTTTTGAGGTAAGTCAAGAACAGGCAGCGGCAATGGCAAAACGTTTGGCCAAAGAAGAAGGTATATTTTCGGGTATGAGCAGTGGTGGCGCCACTACAGCTGCGCTACAACTCGCCAGTACCTTGGAAAGTGGCACCATTGTCTCTATCATATGTGATAGGGGCGACCGCTATTTATCCTCTAATTTATTCGATTAA
- the epsC gene encoding serine O-acetyltransferase EpsC: MDKKDIIQKIIKHKKQPNLRYRLKEKTEEFTNTLFYTLFDIDTAVEKNLEKLETDFDTLTDLACWDMDRPCKKVWENYVGKLPGILEKLNMDAEATVNCDPASLSIEEVYMAYPGFYAIAIYRLAHELYTIGFPLVPRLMTEYAHRQTGVDINPGAQIGDYFHIDHGTGVVIGETAIIKNHVKIYQGVTLGGHFVAKSLKKTKRHPTIENNVTIYANATILGGTTIIGENSVIGGNAWLTASVPANSTVFHTPEIKIKTLPNVT, encoded by the coding sequence ATGGACAAAAAAGATATCATCCAAAAAATCATCAAACATAAGAAACAGCCTAATCTGAGATACCGATTAAAGGAAAAGACCGAAGAGTTCACCAATACGCTCTTTTACACCCTTTTTGATATTGATACGGCGGTGGAAAAAAATCTGGAAAAGCTAGAAACCGATTTTGATACACTTACCGATTTGGCCTGTTGGGATATGGACAGGCCCTGTAAGAAAGTTTGGGAGAACTACGTTGGCAAACTCCCTGGAATCCTGGAAAAACTAAATATGGACGCCGAGGCCACGGTCAATTGTGATCCCGCTTCACTTTCTATCGAGGAAGTGTATATGGCCTATCCCGGTTTTTATGCCATTGCCATTTATCGTTTGGCCCATGAGCTTTACACTATAGGTTTTCCCTTGGTGCCTAGGTTAATGACCGAATATGCCCATAGGCAGACCGGTGTAGACATTAATCCCGGTGCCCAAATCGGTGATTATTTTCATATTGACCACGGTACGGGCGTGGTAATCGGAGAGACCGCGATCATCAAAAACCATGTTAAAATATATCAAGGGGTTACCTTGGGCGGCCATTTTGTGGCCAAAAGCCTTAAAAAGACCAAAAGGCACCCGACCATTGAGAACAATGTAACCATTTACGCCAATGCTACCATTCTTGGTGGCACAACGATTATTGGTGAAAACTCGGTTATAGGTGGTAACGCATGGTTAACAGCTTCGGTGCCTGCAAATTCTACTGTTTTTCATACCCCGGAAATCAAAATTAAGACCCTGCCCAATGTCACATAG
- a CDS encoding DUF2461 domain-containing protein has translation MSPTLITKDALEFLKKLEKNNNREWFAEHKKIFKEHQAHVKGFFQELMQKMKMHDEIEKMKMFRIYRDVRFSNDKTPYKTQFSGSYTRAGAKRRGGYFICIRPRSSFIATGFWNPNKEDLLRIRKEFELDATEIREILENTDFKNTWGALQGDAVKTAPKGFDKEHPNIDLIKHKQFIFTRNFTDAEVLSPSFMNELDVSFKAIRPYFDLMSDILTTNLNGESLL, from the coding sequence ATGTCGCCTACCCTCATTACTAAAGATGCGCTTGAATTTTTGAAAAAGTTGGAAAAGAACAACAATAGGGAATGGTTTGCCGAACATAAAAAGATATTTAAGGAGCATCAGGCCCATGTGAAAGGCTTTTTTCAGGAACTGATGCAAAAAATGAAAATGCATGACGAGATAGAGAAAATGAAAATGTTCCGTATTTACAGGGATGTTCGCTTTTCAAATGACAAGACACCCTATAAAACCCAATTTTCCGGTTCCTATACCAGGGCCGGTGCAAAACGCAGAGGTGGTTATTTTATTTGTATAAGGCCCAGAAGCAGCTTTATAGCCACAGGTTTTTGGAACCCGAACAAAGAGGATCTGTTGCGCATACGAAAGGAATTTGAGTTGGATGCTACAGAAATCAGGGAAATACTGGAAAACACTGATTTTAAGAACACTTGGGGGGCATTACAGGGCGATGCCGTTAAAACCGCCCCCAAAGGCTTTGATAAAGAGCACCCGAATATTGATTTGATAAAACATAAACAGTTTATCTTTACCCGTAACTTTACCGATGCGGAAGTACTCTCCCCGAGTTTTATGAATGAATTGGATGTTTCGTTTAAAGCCATTCGCCCGTATTTTGATTTGATGAGCGATATTTTAACGACCAATTTGAACGGAGAATCTTTGCTCTAG